The following are encoded together in the Syntrophorhabdaceae bacterium genome:
- a CDS encoding HD domain-containing phosphohydrolase produces the protein MNKEKFMPIPPGAIIPGSMPQFEIYVLSTQGNFVLWALKGKEVTPEQLGKLTESGPREVFISLAEEFKYEQYLEGHLGKILENHALSDDQKGEIFSRVSTNVLKEAFENAFGLGIMSEDAFERTQVMVRNALCYVAESGSLQALAKMIGHDYQTYTHATKVLWLTVAFLRENVHILETIEPSYKSADEDRKMEILKQCGVAALLHDIGKASIAPEILNKVDPLSSGEWEDIKRHPVNGVSMLLDTDVPSFVKRAVLHHHEDFHGGGYPMGLEGSNISILARVLRIIDVFDAMTSRRPYKAPISPGKAVKIMVGTPPDTKKEESGPDRKNQDLGMRRCFDEGLLRKFILFLGNARLTD, from the coding sequence TCCTCTGGGCGCTTAAAGGCAAGGAGGTTACTCCCGAGCAGCTTGGCAAGCTCACCGAAAGCGGACCGCGGGAGGTCTTCATCTCCCTTGCGGAAGAGTTCAAGTACGAGCAATACCTCGAGGGGCACCTTGGGAAGATTCTCGAAAACCATGCATTATCGGACGATCAGAAGGGGGAGATCTTCAGCAGGGTCTCGACCAATGTCCTCAAAGAAGCCTTTGAAAATGCCTTCGGCCTCGGAATCATGAGTGAAGACGCCTTTGAGAGGACCCAGGTCATGGTGAGAAATGCCCTCTGTTACGTGGCGGAATCAGGGTCCCTCCAGGCCCTGGCCAAGATGATCGGACACGACTACCAGACCTACACCCATGCAACAAAGGTGTTGTGGCTCACAGTGGCGTTTTTGAGGGAGAACGTCCATATCCTCGAGACTATCGAGCCCAGTTACAAATCCGCGGATGAGGACCGGAAGATGGAAATCCTGAAGCAATGCGGTGTGGCGGCGCTCCTCCACGACATCGGCAAGGCGTCCATCGCGCCGGAGATTCTCAATAAGGTAGATCCCTTAAGCTCGGGCGAGTGGGAGGACATCAAGCGTCACCCGGTGAACGGGGTATCCATGCTCCTCGATACCGATGTTCCTTCTTTCGTGAAGAGGGCGGTCCTCCACCACCATGAGGATTTCCATGGCGGAGGATACCCCATGGGGCTCGAAGGAAGCAATATCAGCATTCTCGCGCGGGTACTGCGGATTATCGACGTCTTCGATGCCATGACATCCCGCCGCCCCTATAAGGCGCCGATTTCTCCCGGAAAAGCCGTGAAGATTATGGTAGGCACCCCTCCCGACACAAAGAAGGAAGAGTCCGGGCCCGACAGGAAAAACCAGGACCTGGGTATGAGACGGTGCTTCGACGAGGGACTGCTCCGCAAGTTTATACTCTTTCTCGGAAACGCCCGCCTCACCGACTGA